From the Polynucleobacter acidiphobus genome, the window CACGCGGCGGTAGATGAGACTATGAAAGTGAGCGCCGTCGGGAAGCCCGGGGTTGCGGCCCTGGTGCACGGCCCTGCGCCAGATGGTAAAGAGGGTCTCAAAGATCGGGTAGGCATTGACCATGAGCGCAAACCAGGGCGATACGGATGGATGGCGCACCACCAATAGGATCGAAGCGATCGCGATTAAAAGACCGATCAAGTAGGCGCCGCCATCGCCCAAAAAGATGAGGCCCTTGGGGTAGTTCCAGAGAAAAAAGCCAGCAATCGATCCGATCGTGATGAACGCAAGACCGATGACGAGCGGATCCTGAACCTTAAGGGCCACATAAAGAATAGCGGTCGCCGCGATGATGCCCACCATGCTCGCTAAGCCATTAAAACCGTCGATGATGTTATACGCATTCGAGAGCCCCGCGATGGCAAACGCCAAAAAGAAGATAGCGACCGCGGGGTAGGCCATCAGGCTGTCGACGATCGGAATATCGAGACGAATGGAAGCGATGTCAAAGAGAAACAGAAACAAAGCCCCGGAAATGAATGCGGCCATGAGCCGCACCTTGACCCCGATGCGTTTGGTGAGGTCCTCGGCAATTCCGAAGGTAAAAACGGGCAGGGCCGCAAGCATCATTAGGGCGAGAGAATTTGCTAACGGGGGATTGGTCAACGAGCCCACAACGATTGCGGTTATCAATCCGGCCGCAATTCCGAGGCCGCCGATTCGGGGGGTAACCTCCTCATGAAATTTTTGCGGACCATCTAGGTCATGATCCCCAGTAAATCGTAGATGCCAATCCCGGTAGCGGATCAGAAGTCCACAAACCACGAGACTTGCAAACAGAGAGGTAAGTAATAAAATCATCCCTTAATTATAAAACTTATAAAAATACCGCTAACATAGGTATAAGCAAGTCATCAGAGTTTTCGCTAAATATGTCTGATGGTTCAGCAAGGAATGAATGCGCTCTGCAAACCATGTGCTCGGGATATTGTGTAAACCATGTGTCCGGTACGTACCTCCGCAGGACTGCCTTTGATCTCGTAATACATGCCGAGGCATTCGGAGAGAAGGGCATAAAGACCCTTGTTGGATTTGTCGTAAAAGTCGCGTTGCCAAACTTGACGACGGGTTGCTAGGGCATCGAGTTTAACCAATGTCGCGCTAGCGATTTCATGCTTCTGATTTGCTGTGATTCTCATGTGCTGCTCCTTAGTTAAGTTAAGTGTCAACCCAACTTGGGTTTAAAAGGTATTGCAGCGCGCGCTTTGTTGAGTTGACGAAAGCAGTATATTTTTTTTCGTATTTTTCGTGCAAATCAGAATGTTGTTTTATTTCCTTGACACAAAAATCGGAAAAGTCAAAGCCACGTGCTTATTGGCTTAGCGGGTGATTTTATTTTTTAAAAAAAATCACTAAAAAACTCCGTTTGAAAATTCCATGCAAAATTAAGTGTGAAATTATTGTGAAAATTTTCAGTGAAATGTTTTGAATTTACTATTAATCGTAGGCGAAAACTTCGCTCTACAAATGAAAAACCAGCCGGGTGATGGGCTGGTTAATATGAGTACAGCAGAGGGTACTTGGTTAAGAATTAGCTTGTCTTTGCTTAATCAGTTCGGCAGCTGGAATGCGTACCACTTTACCGTTTATTGAAGTCACAATCGCCGTATTGGTTTGGATAGCTAGATCAATAGCTGCTTTGCCAGCACGTTGCATAGCATTGTAGGATCCAGCGATATCAGGATCGGGGGAATTGCGAATATCTTTAGTAAAAGTTTTCATAGTTAGCTGCAATCTACTTGCTCTGGCGGGGTAGTATCACCGTTTAACATTACCCATGAGTTTACTGCCTTTTGGTATTCGGGTAAATTCCGCAATCCAGTTGTAAAACGCCTGCGAATGACCTCTTCGGGGATATTGTGGCCACCTTGCGCTACCCGCTCTGCAACGCGAGAAATTGCCAATTCTGGTGAGCTTAAGGCTATAAACCAGAGCTTGACTGTATACCCCAGTTTTTCCCATTTTTTGATGCGCTGCAGATAGTGAGATCCAGATAGAGTGGTTTCGAAAGCAAAGCTTTCTCCTGTCTCTGTGCACTGATCAATTTCTTCAAGCATTAGCCTAGCTGCTTTAAAAGCAACAGCTTCTGGGTTAAACGGGGCTAACCCTGCAGCAATGAGGTCGGCATTGATAAAGCGAAAGGTATGCGCTTCTTGAGGCAAGAAGTCTTTGGCAAAGGTGGTTTTGCCAGCCCCATTAGGGCCAGCAATAATAATGATTTTCTTTTCAGAATTCATACAGTGATTTTACTGTTCTATTGAAAACCTAGATCAACTCCACAGCATTTCTCTTTTGCTCATCATTGACATCGATGTACCTTTGGGTCACCGCAATGGACCGATGACCAGCTAACGAGGCTAAGATTCGCACACCAATTCCTTTATTAGCCAAAGTCGTAATAAAGAATTTTCTGCCCGAATGACTGCTGCCACCACTAATACCGACATTTTTGTAGAGCTGATGAAACCAAACACACAATCCATTTGGACTAAAGCGCAGGCGATGTTCTGTATGAAAGAAGGGAATATCCGCGCCTTTGGCGTGTCTTGTGGTGAGGTAATTGGCTAACTCGGTTTGTAGGCGCTGAGATACAAATACCGTTCTGGGATATTTTCCTTTGGTCTGCGCTGCACTTAGGTGAATCTCGTTTTTAATGGTGCCATCGGGGTTCACTACGTCCCCCATGGTGAGTGAGGCTATTTCGGCGACCCTAAGTCCTCCGAGAAAGCTGGTAAGAACAATTGCGCGATCACGCAAAGCGTATTTTTTGATACTAACGTAGTCCAGAACTTGATCAAGTTCGGCTTGAGATAAGGTTTTTGCTTGTGCCATTTGGTTCTCCTGTCATAAATAAAATGCGTGTTTTTAGTATGTTTTCTTAAAGGCAAAAGGTCGACCTCAGTTTGTTTGCGAAGTGTCACGTAACAGGACAAAAAGACCTTCCATAAATCAATGACTTACAAATCGGGT encodes:
- a CDS encoding tyrosine-type recombinase/integrase, with the translated sequence MAQAKTLSQAELDQVLDYVSIKKYALRDRAIVLTSFLGGLRVAEIASLTMGDVVNPDGTIKNEIHLSAAQTKGKYPRTVFVSQRLQTELANYLTTRHAKGADIPFFHTEHRLRFSPNGLCVWFHQLYKNVGISGGSSHSGRKFFITTLANKGIGVRILASLAGHRSIAVTQRYIDVNDEQKRNAVELI
- a CDS encoding zeta toxin family protein, with amino-acid sequence MNSEKKIIIIAGPNGAGKTTFAKDFLPQEAHTFRFINADLIAAGLAPFNPEAVAFKAARLMLEEIDQCTETGESFAFETTLSGSHYLQRIKKWEKLGYTVKLWFIALSSPELAISRVAERVAQGGHNIPEEVIRRRFTTGLRNLPEYQKAVNSWVMLNGDTTPPEQVDCS
- a CDS encoding MraY family glycosyltransferase; the encoded protein is MILLLTSLFASLVVCGLLIRYRDWHLRFTGDHDLDGPQKFHEEVTPRIGGLGIAAGLITAIVVGSLTNPPLANSLALMMLAALPVFTFGIAEDLTKRIGVKVRLMAAFISGALFLFLFDIASIRLDIPIVDSLMAYPAVAIFFLAFAIAGLSNAYNIIDGFNGLASMVGIIAATAILYVALKVQDPLVIGLAFITIGSIAGFFLWNYPKGLIFLGDGGAYLIGLLIAIASILLVVRHPSVSPWFALMVNAYPIFETLFTIWRRAVHQGRNPGLPDGAHFHSLIYRRVMRWVYHDGKPHQYLRNAKTSPYLWILSSLGAIPAMLWWDSTSLLMISAAVFIVFYVYAYRTIVTFKTPAVISNRPPPK